The genomic segment CAGTCGTGAAAATCAGCGTTATCGAGGGGAGGgcttcagtgagaggccgggtagCACCGGCTCTAGCTCAAAcactgttattgttgttgtagcagtgtattataCACTGatacggcagcccttgccgataaagaactctatcgggtcaatccggtacgtacaaccggctgccacggGATTGAGCTCAAATACTGTGTACCtaagatgctcgatatgacaaggcgagttattggcgcctttgaatAACCAATGAACATCGTGTTCCCGCTGCCATCGGTCCaatggaccggaacaagcttgcttcACGATTATCGCAACCGTCACATGTAGATgtagctacaaaaacaacatcgTTAATTTCTTTGGAATTCGACTGAAGGATTCGCTGCCACTCTAAAGTTGGCATGAGGAAACGATATGCCGATATTAAAACATGTTCTTAAGCATCAACGAAAAGTATATACCACTTGTATACATTTTTGACTCAGAATGCAATCACTATGTGCCTCTTTCAATATTTCAAACCATTGACCTTTTCTTTTGAGCAGACCTCTATTTGATAGCTAGAATGTTTCTTTTTAACCCAAACTTACTTTGGTGGTTGTTGATCAGGTCGGCTGTTCCATTCATCCAACCAATCGTTATTGTCTCTCTGTGATTCTCCAGtctaaagaaaatataaagaaaaaatcaattaaCCAAGTCTATATGGAATAGGGAACAAAAGGAAGCAGTGCTAACCTTATTCCAATAattaatatatacatttttgagATCCTCATCCGGACATAATTCCGTATTTGGACTATTTGGAGGTGATTTGGgactaaaaataaataaaaaattaaaaaagataacaaaaaaagaaaattttcattgtaCCTGTCTCTAGGGGTGTCCCGCCTTGAGCTGGCCAGTGAAACTACACGACTCGATTGGTTTGACTCTCGTTGGGCCTCACGCAACAAACGCAAATACTCTTCGCCATTGGCAAAAGGCAAAGGCGTTATTCTGTCGGGACTTTTAACGCCGGCCATGGTTGCGGCAGTACTTAATTCAATCCAAGATTCTGTAAAGTAGACAAATACAGAAAggtaaataataataaaggaaacaaaagaatattttttgtaaaaaaaaaaacaacaaaaacaaaagtgaataataaaatgttattgaggttttaaattaatttgtatgTGATCAAAGCCATTGTTGAGGTATATACCCCAGGGGCATCGACTGCTTATCATCTCAGGCCATCCTCTGCCATTTTGTATGAATTTCACAATATATGGCCTTGAATGTAAGCAAAGAAACTTAATCTGTATTACAGCAGCGGTCGTACCCAATGCTTTGACAGATACGCATCTTAAGTGTTCATATGCATGGGTGAAAATCGAGTTGAGAAAACGTGCCGAGAAATTGATTGAATTTCGGAAAGCCTTATAAATATGTTGACGTAATGTGATATAGGCAACTTAATGATAATACCATACAAGTATTGGTTGAATAAATCTTCAAATGTTGCAACTTTAAGAAATCcaaggaaaaaaatcaaatatattcCCAATGaggaaaaacaaacacacatggAACTTGGTAATAAACGCTCTGCAAAACTTGAATGATAAAAAGGTAAACGCGTGCCCGAGGCAAATCCCAAGATCTTTCAacgattttttaatagaaacttaAAAGGAGAATATTATGAAAGGTCATAACCGAATTGCAAATGAAATTGCATAATTGCGAACTGAAGTTAAATTGCGAGATCGGTTAGTAGAAatgtaaggttatgaaccgatttggatcaactATACATGGGATAGATAATGGAAACCGCACCATACATGGATATTACTATCACATCAATCCCAtgtcagccggttgtacgtaccggattaacccgatggagtccttcgtcggcaaggactgccgcctcacaACAACTACCACATAGCCTGATCTCTGAATTCGTGACCATTCCTGTTGTTATGAAAAATTACTAGTAACGGTTTTGCTGATGACCAGGGCCTATGCTACATTACACAACTGTACAAGTATTTTGGAAGACACTTTTTACAATGATTGTGGAAGTGAGACTATGGTGTGCAGACAGGCGAAGGCCCTGTGAATGTTTATTGGGGATGAGGACATGTTTAATCCTGGTGTTCAACTGGACTTTTACCACGTCCCCTGTGTGCCATTGCATTGtttgcaaaaacaaatttattaattcCTATATGTAACATTTATTTAGGGCGCTATCACACtatatgttcttgtcttatgacatgtcactttttatgtatcattggtattgcaatatgtgtgtcaaaattgccaatttacatacgattcatcatttttgctatcacactagtatgttatttttgtatgacataatCCAAAAATGAGaacaaaagctgattttttatggctacaaattgttaagttgtgaaaacaatttaatttggggttgctttcattcatcttacaacaaaaagaacagatttatttctgtttttgtcagaaggaatagagcaccgctctaattgaaaaaatatcagtggtattttgttatttttattcgtatcacactatgtgtgcaactttaacaatagcaaaatttggcatgtcatAAGACCAGAACATGTAGTGTGATAGCAAATTCTTCGGTTGGTGTAACTGCTAATATTTTACTGCGTTTTCGATTAAGTAATAATAATTTATCGATTCGATCGACCGACCATATGTTGTTGTTATCATAATCTATGGTTTCCATCATTTGTTTGACCattgatatggtcagatctAAATATATCTGAGATAAGATATTGTTCGATCTATTTAGATCCAAATGGATCTTCAATATCCAATTGTATAAAATTATATCTGATGCTATATATAATTGGAGACCACggagtagcgcagaggttagcatgtccgcctatgacgctgaacgcatgggtttaaattctggcgaaaacatcagaaaattttcagcggtgcaaCCACCACcttccaatgctggcaacatttgtgaggtattatgccatgtaaaacttctctccaaagaggtgtcgcactgcggcatgccgttcgggctcggctataaaaaggaggcctcttatcattgagcttaaacttgaatcggactgcactcattgatatgtgagaagtttgcccttgtaccttagtggaatgttcatgggcaaaatttgcatttgctatatataattatatctggttGTAGATATAGTTGGATATGGGACCAGATATAACTATATCTAATATATATGTaattatatccaaaaaaatATGTTGTATATAACTATATCTGGCATTGTATACAATAATATCTGGCcttagatataattatatcttgggctatatatatatatatatatatatgtatttcttGCGCTACAAATTGCTGAATTTTGTTCTTTCAGTGTTTTAGCgtagaaatgcttacattttattttaaaatatgtagCAAATAATATATTCACATTAGTAATACTAAATTATAGGCAATTCtaaaaacgaaagatattttgctattttttaaaatttaatttatatgtGATTGTTAATGTTAACAGTTGGTAATATGTGATATATGGGTGATTTATTCTCTAAATGTAATATGGTTACAGAATGTAATTATAATTAAAGATGGTTTATTGTTTCTCGTCCTAAGCTTTTTTCCAAAGAAgctttttgctaaaaattcatTATGACATTCAAAAGGAAAAGCagatgggctcaatactctatttcgggagatcggtcgatatgacagctatatccaaatatgttccgacctGGACCACATTCCACAAAAAGGTGTAGGgctctaccaaaactcactgttccaaatttcatcgaaatcggataaaaaattatccttttatgggctcactACTCTACATCTGAGTGAGAGTAAACGCATATTCATAACCAAGTTCAAAGAgtaggcaaaaacaaaaataaagagtATTGACGAGAGCGAAAGACGATGAAATttgttctaaaaataaaccaattgtATTTGTTTACCTTTACCCACACACATTATAAAAAAGTGGTTGGCTGAATTGGTAGCGCAAAGGTGGCACTTAGAtggaaaatgataaaaaaactagagtttaataaaaaatttagtttaacaTTTAGatgtaaaataaacaaacaagaaaaaattcGAGATCCAATTGTATCTAATTGTATCAAATTGTGTCAGATTGTATCAAATTGTGTCAGATTGTATCCATTTAGATGTAATATGATACAATTAGAATCAATTACATCAGGCATCTGACTGTTTAACTCCGTTCCACAAATTATTAAACTTTAGAAATTAAGATATGAACTAACTGAATTAtttaatgaaatgaatttttagatagaactgacattgcAAGCACtactacggaagctggaaaaagaattaaATCctccgaagagcataacactgctaaaatactgaagaagaaaaagagctccccgctttcaagtactctaggGAAACCAAGCCAgtcatcccgcaatggagattccagactgtgtcctgcggaggtaaacaaagttggaacagagtggttggcattgatcaagtctccgtgacaagtttggctatgactaaaggcatggcgcactacgggagcaaagctgtctttttaagaggaaacgaggtactaatagggtgcgatgtgaactctcaccacatttcgtggggtagcaccaacactaataagcggggccaagccctggcagagttcttgaatactaacgacctaataacacttaatattggtaacaccgctacctttgttaataggattagggaggaggtattagatgtgacgatatgttcagaaaatctgatcgatgaggttcaggattggagggtctccatggaacactccatcgctatattaggtttagaatagcacggccagcgccgaatccgatatgcttccggaataagttgaaaaccaactggacaaaattcggaaggctactcagaagaagacttggtcaagataatttagattgtccaaacatagaggagattgacgaaaatgtcaacaggattacgactgcactggtgggatccttcgaagatagttgtcctcttcgggaaaggaaatcagccaaaGAAAACCCctgaatgaccggggagattcgcaatattgggaaagaggtccgcagacttttacAGAGCACGTCGAAAAAAAgcagaagtttattgggatgtgtattacacacagcttaaagaatacaataagattaccagagcggcaaaacgtgcctcctggaagcttttc from the Stomoxys calcitrans chromosome 1, idStoCalc2.1, whole genome shotgun sequence genome contains:
- the LOC106086830 gene encoding BCL2/adenovirus E1B 19 kDa protein-interacting protein 3, with the protein product MASTPPKMLSEDLLGGKNFVRSITSRGTLQESWIELSTAATMAGVKSPDRITPLPFANGEEYLRLLREAQRESNQSSRVVSLASSRRDTPRDSPKSPPNSPNTELCPDEDLKNVYINYWNKTGESQRDNNDWLDEWNSRPDQQPPKDWKFEHPQNQQKKKTAGYSIRLTRLGKNSLFSREILYSLILSNVLSLLLGAGLGLWLSKRGILFTRVVID